One region of Streptomyces sp. NBC_00442 genomic DNA includes:
- a CDS encoding TIM-barrel domain-containing protein, giving the protein MHDNSFTGTAYLPEPTDAGNLTAFAGRGGTYDIAAGALKARVDFFADDTLRLRAAPDGIFTDPPGSHMIQTPPKPQKNTNSFDFGAYYGIRSNDVVLRVYKKPLRFALYKGDNRTVIWSEADPLRWTSGGMRQSLTRGADEQFFGGGEQNGSFSHRDQVMNVGNNTNWNEGGWNNSQPFYISSAGYGVFRNTFTPGVYDFGPRVRTGQQERRLDAYYFTGDVKSVIGTYTSLVGKPFMPPVYGLEPGDSDCYLHNANRGERHTLDALKVADGYTQNQMPLGWMLVNDGYGCGYENLAETGKGLQAHNAQLGLWTQDGLDKLAEQVKAGQRVAKLDVAWVGNGYGFALKACDQAKAGIEDNSDARGFVWLPVSWAGAQRCGVLWSGDQKLSWDYLRWQIPTYAGATLSGIAYNTGDVGSIFGHDPKMYTRDLQWKTFLPAIMTMDGWAKDLTTGKAADQQPWLDGEPYASINRKYLQLKERLIPYTYGLSKDATKTGVGAVRPLSLEYPDDPNTLGDKAKYEFLAGPDFLVAPVYSDTSVRDGIYLPQGTWTDYWTGKTYQGPTTIDHYAAPLDTLPLFVKGGSIVPMWPKGTTSWQTRDKGELDYDVYPRLGSSSYTLYEDDGVTRQFATGASATQRVQVTSAGRACVIDVGASVGSYRGKPAGRAYRLTVHGTAAPGIVALGGERLHRYGSAAELNAGGAGWYFDAATGVTEVRTPSQPTGHAFSVRIA; this is encoded by the coding sequence GTGCACGACAACTCGTTCACGGGCACCGCCTACCTGCCCGAGCCGACCGACGCCGGCAACCTGACGGCCTTCGCCGGCAGGGGCGGCACGTACGACATCGCCGCGGGCGCCCTCAAGGCCCGGGTGGACTTCTTCGCCGACGACACCCTGCGGCTGCGCGCGGCCCCGGACGGCATCTTCACCGACCCGCCCGGCAGCCACATGATCCAGACCCCGCCGAAACCGCAGAAGAACACCAACTCCTTTGATTTTGGGGCCTATTACGGCATTCGCAGCAACGACGTCGTCCTGCGCGTCTACAAGAAGCCGCTGCGCTTCGCGCTCTACAAGGGCGACAACAGGACCGTGATCTGGTCCGAGGCGGACCCGCTGCGCTGGACCTCCGGCGGCATGCGCCAGAGCCTGACCCGCGGCGCGGACGAGCAGTTCTTCGGCGGCGGTGAGCAGAACGGCAGCTTCTCCCACCGCGACCAGGTCATGAACGTCGGCAACAACACCAACTGGAACGAGGGCGGCTGGAACAACTCCCAGCCCTTCTACATCTCCTCCGCCGGATACGGGGTGTTCCGGAACACCTTCACGCCCGGCGTGTACGACTTCGGACCGCGGGTGCGTACCGGACAGCAGGAACGGCGCCTGGACGCCTACTACTTCACCGGCGACGTGAAGTCCGTCATCGGCACGTACACCTCGCTGGTGGGCAAGCCGTTCATGCCGCCGGTGTACGGGCTCGAACCGGGCGACTCCGACTGCTACCTGCACAACGCCAACAGGGGCGAGCGCCACACCCTGGACGCGCTCAAGGTCGCCGACGGCTACACCCAGAACCAGATGCCGCTCGGCTGGATGCTCGTGAACGACGGCTACGGCTGCGGCTACGAGAACCTCGCGGAGACCGGCAAGGGCCTCCAGGCCCACAACGCCCAGCTGGGGCTGTGGACCCAGGACGGCCTCGACAAGCTCGCCGAACAGGTCAAGGCGGGCCAGCGGGTCGCGAAACTGGACGTGGCCTGGGTCGGCAACGGCTACGGGTTCGCGCTGAAGGCCTGCGACCAGGCGAAGGCCGGCATCGAGGACAACAGCGACGCCCGCGGCTTCGTATGGCTGCCCGTCTCCTGGGCGGGCGCCCAGCGCTGCGGCGTCCTGTGGAGCGGCGACCAGAAGCTCAGCTGGGACTATCTGCGCTGGCAGATCCCCACCTATGCGGGCGCCACGCTCTCCGGCATCGCGTACAACACGGGAGACGTGGGCAGCATCTTCGGCCACGACCCCAAGATGTACACCCGTGACCTGCAATGGAAGACGTTCCTGCCCGCCATCATGACGATGGACGGCTGGGCCAAGGACCTCACCACCGGCAAGGCCGCCGATCAGCAGCCCTGGCTCGACGGCGAGCCGTACGCCTCCATCAACCGGAAGTACCTCCAGCTGAAGGAGCGGCTCATCCCGTACACGTACGGGCTCTCCAAGGACGCCACGAAGACCGGCGTCGGCGCGGTCCGCCCGCTCTCCCTGGAGTACCCGGACGACCCCAACACCCTGGGCGACAAGGCAAAGTACGAGTTCCTCGCCGGCCCGGACTTCCTGGTCGCGCCCGTCTACAGCGACACCAGCGTCCGCGACGGCATCTACCTGCCCCAGGGCACCTGGACCGACTACTGGACCGGCAAGACCTACCAGGGCCCCACCACCATCGACCACTACGCCGCCCCGCTGGACACCCTCCCGCTGTTCGTGAAGGGCGGATCCATCGTCCCGATGTGGCCCAAGGGCACCACGTCCTGGCAGACCCGGGACAAGGGCGAGCTGGACTACGACGTCTACCCGAGGCTCGGCAGCTCCTCCTACACGCTGTACGAGGACGACGGCGTCACCCGGCAGTTCGCCACGGGGGCGTCGGCGACCCAGCGCGTCCAGGTCACCTCGGCCGGACGCGCCTGCGTCATCGACGTCGGTGCCAGTGTGGGGAGTTATCGGGGCAAGCCGGCCGGCCGCGCCTACCGCCTCACCGTGCACGGCACCGCGGCTCCCGGGATCGTCGCACTCGGCGGGGAGCGGCTGCACCGCTACGGCTCGGCGGCCGAGCTGAATGCCGGGGGTGCGGGCTGGTACTTCGATGCCGCGACCGGCGTGACGGAGGTGAGGACGCCGTCGCAGCCGACCGGGCACGCCTTCTCCGTCCGGATCGCGTGA
- a CDS encoding transposase, with the protein MAARGTSSWALSGCCWGVMVTAASVTDRDAGQTLLARRRKRHWRISLVWADGGYSGRLVHLARDVLRIALTVVKRGDVATGFVVLPKRWLVERTFAWLMHSRRLARDYETRTDTSETMIRWSMSMVMSRWLARRAR; encoded by the coding sequence ATGGCCGCAAGAGGCACGTCGTCGTGGGCACTCTCGGGTTGCTGCTGGGGGGTGATGGTCACCGCGGCGTCGGTCACCGACCGGGACGCAGGGCAGACGCTGCTGGCCCGGCGGCGGAAGCGGCACTGGCGCATCTCGCTGGTGTGGGCCGACGGCGGCTACAGCGGGCGCCTGGTCCACCTCGCCCGCGATGTCCTGCGGATCGCACTGACGGTGGTCAAACGCGGCGACGTCGCCACGGGCTTCGTGGTCCTGCCGAAAAGGTGGCTGGTGGAACGGACCTTCGCATGGCTGATGCACTCACGCCGTCTGGCCCGCGACTACGAGACCCGCACCGACACTTCCGAGACGATGATCCGGTGGTCGATGAGCATGGTCATGAGCCGCTGGCTCGCCCGGCGGGCACGCTGA